In the genome of Bradyrhizobium sp. CIAT3101, one region contains:
- a CDS encoding serine acetyltransferase has product MAPAAVMASDDLWQAIRDEARRTAAADPVFGRTVADAILPHDDLAAALADLIGRRLGGRAGERERFTAFSLKAFRGSPELIEAAGRDLQAIVRSDPAIASLLAPLLHFKGYVALQAWRVSRWLWRHEHRDAALLFQNEASNVLQVSIHPAAQIGSSVYLDHATGIVIGANVVIGDEVTILQNVSIGRGSELPTRSPRVGRGVYLGAGATILGDISVGDFAKIGAGTVVTSDVPGGCTAVGNPARLTNCPEPASVA; this is encoded by the coding sequence ATGGCACCAGCTGCGGTCATGGCGAGCGACGACCTCTGGCAGGCCATTCGCGACGAGGCGCGGCGCACTGCTGCCGCCGATCCCGTCTTTGGCAGGACTGTGGCCGACGCCATTCTGCCGCATGATGATCTCGCGGCGGCGCTCGCCGATCTGATCGGGCGCCGGCTTGGCGGCCGCGCCGGCGAGCGCGAACGCTTCACGGCATTTTCCCTGAAAGCCTTTCGCGGCTCCCCCGAATTGATCGAAGCGGCCGGCCGCGATTTGCAGGCCATCGTGCGCAGCGATCCGGCCATCGCCAGCCTGTTGGCGCCGCTGCTGCATTTCAAGGGCTATGTCGCGCTGCAGGCCTGGCGCGTCTCGCGCTGGCTGTGGCGTCATGAGCATCGCGATGCGGCGCTGTTGTTTCAGAACGAGGCGTCGAACGTCCTGCAGGTCAGCATCCATCCGGCCGCGCAGATCGGCTCGTCCGTCTATCTCGACCACGCCACCGGCATCGTCATCGGCGCCAATGTCGTGATCGGCGACGAGGTCACGATCCTGCAGAACGTCAGCATCGGCCGCGGCAGTGAACTGCCGACGCGCTCGCCCCGCGTCGGGCGCGGTGTCTATCTCGGCGCCGGCGCGACCATTCTCGGCGACATCAGCGTCGGTGATTTCGCAAAAATCGGCGCCGGCACGGTCGTGACATCGGATGTGCCCGGCGGCTGTACCGCGGTCGGCAATCCCGCGCGGCTCACCAACTGCCCCGAGCCTGCCTCGGTGGCGTGA
- a CDS encoding SDR family NAD(P)-dependent oxidoreductase gives MKTAIVIGVGPERGLGAQLCKRFAAEGLRVIVAGRTQSALQAVVDDIAKAGGIATPVIADATRESDITALFDAAGEDLDLAIYNAGNNTPGKIIEMDADYFENAWRVVCFGGFLFGREAVRRMVPKKTGTLLFTGASASLRGRSGYGAFNSAKAGIRTLAQAMAKEYAGDGIHVGHVVVDGAIAGDKIFSRFPDAAGREDSLISIEGIVDAFAFLYRQPERAWSFELDVRTSKEKW, from the coding sequence ATGAAGACGGCAATCGTGATCGGCGTCGGACCGGAGCGCGGCCTTGGAGCCCAGCTCTGCAAGCGTTTTGCAGCCGAGGGGCTCAGGGTGATCGTCGCGGGCCGGACGCAGTCGGCGTTGCAGGCGGTCGTGGATGACATCGCGAAGGCCGGCGGCATCGCTACGCCTGTCATCGCCGACGCGACCAGGGAGAGCGACATCACTGCCCTGTTCGATGCCGCCGGCGAAGACCTCGACCTCGCGATCTACAACGCCGGCAACAACACGCCGGGGAAGATCATCGAGATGGACGCCGATTATTTCGAGAATGCCTGGCGCGTGGTCTGCTTCGGCGGCTTCCTGTTCGGCCGCGAAGCGGTGCGCCGCATGGTGCCGAAGAAGACAGGAACGCTGCTCTTCACCGGCGCCAGCGCCTCGCTGCGCGGGCGCTCCGGCTACGGCGCGTTCAACTCGGCCAAGGCCGGCATACGCACGCTGGCGCAGGCCATGGCCAAGGAATATGCGGGAGACGGCATCCATGTCGGCCATGTCGTGGTCGACGGCGCGATCGCCGGCGACAAGATTTTCTCGCGCTTCCCCGACGCTGCCGGCCGCGAGGACAGCCTGATCAGCATCGAGGGCATCGTCGATGCCTTCGCATTCCTCTACCGCCAGCCCGAGCGCGCCTGGTCGTTCGAGCTCGACGTGCGGACCTCGAAGGAGAAGTGGTGA
- the ggt gene encoding gamma-glutamyltransferase → MTAAIVSVSLVTFGPARAASVAPIAAENGMVVSAQHLATQVGVDVLKRGGNAVDAAVAVGYALAVVYPAAGNLGGGGFMTINLADGRKTFLDFRETAPKGATANMYLDKDGNVIKGISTKGHLAVGVPGSVSGMEYAREKYGTMKRADLLAPAIQLAEQGFALDQGDIDLLLTTTADFQDDPASAAIFLNNGQPYQVGEKLMQSELAKTLREISSKGTDGFYKGWVGSAIVASSQAGKGLITQDDLDGYKTRELAPVECDYRGYHVVSAPPPSSGGVIICEILNILEGYQLKELGYHSAAAVHVQIEAMRHAYVDRNSYLGDPDFVKNPLDRLLDKAYAAKIRAVIDPNKAGISKDIKPGVAPHEGSNTTHYSIADKDGNAVSVTYTLNDWFGAKVTAAKTGVLLNDEMDDFTAKVGVPNLYGLVQGEANSIAPGKRPLSSMSPTIVTKDGKTVMVVGTPGGSRIITAVLQTMINAIDYDMNAQEAVDMPRIHQQWLPDLTNVENYALSPDTRKILEGMGHNFGPPQPANHLAVIIVGAPSLGGQQVGNNRYYGANDPRRNSGLAAGY, encoded by the coding sequence ATGACCGCCGCCATCGTATCCGTCAGCCTCGTCACCTTCGGCCCCGCGCGCGCGGCATCGGTCGCACCGATCGCCGCGGAAAACGGCATGGTCGTCTCTGCGCAACATCTGGCGACCCAAGTGGGCGTCGACGTGCTCAAGCGCGGCGGCAATGCCGTCGATGCCGCCGTGGCCGTCGGCTATGCCCTCGCCGTCGTCTATCCGGCCGCCGGCAATCTCGGTGGTGGCGGCTTCATGACGATCAACCTCGCCGACGGCCGCAAGACCTTCCTCGATTTTCGCGAGACCGCCCCCAAGGGCGCGACTGCGAACATGTATCTCGACAAGGACGGCAACGTCATCAAGGGCATCTCGACCAAGGGACACCTCGCGGTGGGTGTGCCGGGATCCGTCTCGGGCATGGAATATGCGCGCGAAAAATACGGCACCATGAAGCGCGCCGACCTGCTCGCTCCCGCGATCCAGCTCGCCGAACAAGGCTTTGCGCTGGACCAGGGCGACATCGACCTGCTGCTCACCACCACCGCGGACTTTCAGGACGATCCAGCCTCCGCCGCCATCTTCCTCAACAACGGTCAGCCGTACCAGGTCGGCGAGAAGCTGATGCAGTCGGAGCTCGCCAAGACGCTGCGCGAGATCAGCAGCAAAGGCACCGACGGCTTCTATAAAGGCTGGGTCGGCAGCGCCATCGTGGCCTCGAGCCAGGCCGGCAAGGGCTTGATCACGCAAGACGACCTCGACGGCTACAAGACCCGCGAGCTCGCACCTGTCGAATGCGACTATCGCGGCTATCACGTGGTGTCTGCGCCGCCGCCGAGTTCGGGTGGCGTCATCATCTGCGAGATCCTGAATATCCTGGAAGGCTATCAGCTGAAGGAGCTGGGCTATCACTCCGCAGCGGCCGTGCATGTGCAGATCGAAGCCATGCGGCACGCTTACGTGGACCGCAACAGCTACCTCGGCGATCCCGATTTTGTGAAGAATCCGCTCGATCGCCTGCTCGACAAGGCTTACGCGGCCAAGATCCGTGCGGTGATCGATCCGAACAAGGCCGGAATCTCCAAGGACATCAAGCCAGGCGTCGCGCCGCACGAGGGCAGCAACACCACGCACTATTCCATCGCCGACAAGGACGGCAACGCGGTCTCGGTCACGTACACGCTGAACGACTGGTTCGGCGCCAAGGTGACCGCTGCGAAGACCGGCGTGCTGCTCAACGATGAAATGGACGACTTCACAGCCAAGGTCGGGGTGCCGAACCTTTACGGCCTGGTGCAGGGCGAGGCCAATTCCATCGCTCCCGGCAAGCGGCCGCTGTCGTCGATGAGCCCGACCATCGTCACCAAGGACGGCAAGACCGTCATGGTGGTGGGCACGCCCGGCGGCAGCCGTATCATCACGGCTGTCCTGCAGACCATGATCAACGCGATCGACTACGACATGAACGCGCAGGAAGCCGTCGACATGCCGCGCATCCACCAGCAATGGCTGCCCGATCTGACCAATGTCGAGAATTACGCGCTGTCACCCGACACGCGCAAAATTCTGGAGGGCATGGGTCACAATTTCGGGCCGCCGCAACCGGCCAACCACCTGGCGGTCATCATCGTCGGCGCGCCGTCACTGGGCGGCCAGCAGGTCGGCAACAACCGCTACTACGGCGCCAACGATCCGCGGCGCAACTCGGGACTTGCCGCCGGGTATTGA
- the tolQ gene encoding protein TolQ — MNPADVAQSALPGVASADVSLIALFWQAHWIVKCVMLGLLSCSVWVWAIAIDKIFLYARTRRSMDRFEQAFWSGESIEELYRTLSAKPTHSMAACFVAAMREWKRSFESHARSVAGLQMRIDKVMNVSIAREVERLERRLLVLATVGSAGPFVGLFGTVWGIMSSFQSIAASKNTSLAVVAPGIAEALFATAVGLIAAIPATIFYNKFTSEVNRQAQRLEGFADEFSAILSRQIDERG, encoded by the coding sequence ATGAATCCGGCCGACGTGGCTCAGTCCGCCCTTCCGGGTGTGGCCTCCGCCGACGTGTCGCTGATCGCGCTGTTCTGGCAGGCTCACTGGATCGTGAAATGCGTCATGCTGGGCCTGCTGTCCTGCTCGGTCTGGGTCTGGGCCATCGCGATCGACAAGATCTTCCTCTATGCCCGCACCCGCCGCTCGATGGACCGGTTCGAGCAGGCGTTCTGGTCCGGCGAGTCGATCGAGGAGCTCTATCGCACGCTCTCGGCCAAGCCGACCCATTCCATGGCCGCCTGTTTCGTGGCCGCGATGCGCGAATGGAAGCGCTCTTTCGAAAGCCACGCCCGCTCGGTCGCGGGCCTGCAGATGCGCATCGACAAGGTCATGAACGTTTCGATCGCCCGCGAGGTGGAACGGCTGGAACGCCGGCTCCTCGTGCTTGCGACCGTCGGCTCCGCCGGCCCCTTCGTCGGCCTGTTCGGCACGGTCTGGGGCATCATGTCGAGCTTCCAGTCGATCGCGGCGTCGAAGAATACCTCCCTGGCGGTGGTGGCGCCCGGCATCGCGGAGGCGCTGTTTGCGACCGCGGTCGGCCTTATCGCCGCCATTCCTGCCACTATTTTCTACAATAAGTTCACTTCCGAGGTGAACCGGCAGGCCCAGCGGCTCGAGGGCTTCGCTGATGAATTTTCAGCCATTCTGTCCCGTCAGATCGACGAGCGGGGCTGA
- the tolR gene encoding protein TolR yields the protein MGMNVASSSGGGGRRSRRKPVMAEINVTPMVDVMLVLLIIFMVSAPLLTVGVPLDLPSTQAKSLDQNDQKPIQMSVDIKGKVFIADAEIQINELIPKLKAITDARGGLEERIYLRADKKADYGTVAKVMGLLSGAGFKKLALVTEADQGS from the coding sequence ATGGGCATGAACGTAGCCAGTTCGTCCGGAGGCGGCGGCCGCCGCAGCCGGCGCAAGCCGGTCATGGCCGAGATCAACGTCACGCCGATGGTCGACGTGATGCTGGTGCTGCTCATCATCTTCATGGTGTCGGCGCCGCTGCTCACGGTGGGTGTTCCGCTCGATCTGCCGTCGACCCAGGCCAAGAGCCTTGATCAGAACGACCAGAAGCCGATCCAGATGTCGGTCGACATCAAGGGCAAGGTGTTCATCGCCGACGCCGAGATCCAGATCAACGAGCTGATCCCGAAGCTGAAGGCGATCACGGACGCGCGCGGCGGGCTCGAGGAACGCATCTATCTGCGCGCCGACAAGAAGGCGGATTACGGCACGGTGGCAAAGGTCATGGGCCTGCTGTCGGGTGCGGGCTTCAAGAAGCTGGCACTCGTCACGGAAGCGGATCAGGGGTCCTAG
- a CDS encoding protein TolA: MKVNVDKTLVASIVLHVLVIGWGLLTFSSKAFIAPEESLPVDIISSDQLAQMMSGQKTGKKEEPKPKVEKIAEAKPEEDAVGKVTEKKELIKTNSTPDPPPKPVEKPVEKKPDPPKPVAETKPKEEPKPQEKKPDPAKEDPIAELQKKLDTKKPPPKPVEQKVAAVQPQQQPKPKERTFDPAQIARDLDKRAATRHEQTGSALNASASLGSTTGTAVSNVATWQGAFQGAVKRCFTPTYNGQDANLYEADIDIPMKVDGSLASEPVIVAVRGPSRSIAQAVAESAKRAIVQCQVYSFLPKQQYDSWKLIPMTFGLKDML; the protein is encoded by the coding sequence GTGAAGGTGAACGTCGACAAGACACTCGTTGCGTCGATCGTGCTCCACGTCCTCGTGATTGGATGGGGTCTGCTCACCTTTAGCAGCAAGGCCTTCATCGCACCGGAGGAGTCGCTTCCGGTCGACATCATTTCCAGCGATCAGCTCGCGCAGATGATGTCGGGCCAGAAGACCGGCAAGAAGGAAGAGCCGAAGCCCAAGGTCGAGAAGATCGCCGAGGCGAAGCCCGAGGAAGATGCCGTCGGCAAGGTCACCGAGAAGAAAGAGCTGATCAAGACCAACTCGACCCCCGATCCGCCGCCGAAGCCTGTCGAGAAGCCGGTCGAGAAGAAGCCCGATCCGCCGAAGCCGGTCGCCGAGACCAAGCCCAAGGAAGAGCCGAAGCCGCAGGAGAAGAAGCCTGATCCGGCCAAGGAAGATCCGATCGCGGAGTTGCAGAAGAAGCTCGACACCAAGAAGCCGCCGCCGAAGCCCGTTGAGCAGAAGGTCGCGGCGGTGCAGCCGCAGCAGCAGCCGAAGCCCAAGGAGCGCACCTTCGATCCCGCGCAGATTGCCCGCGACCTCGACAAGCGCGCCGCGACCCGGCACGAGCAGACCGGCTCGGCGCTGAATGCGTCAGCATCGCTGGGCTCGACGACCGGAACTGCCGTCAGCAACGTCGCGACCTGGCAAGGTGCATTCCAGGGCGCGGTCAAGCGCTGCTTCACGCCGACCTATAACGGGCAGGACGCCAACCTGTACGAAGCCGACATCGACATTCCCATGAAGGTCGACGGATCGCTGGCGTCGGAGCCGGTCATCGTCGCGGTGCGAGGACCGTCGCGGTCGATCGCCCAGGCGGTGGCGGAGAGCGCCAAGCGCGCCATCGTGCAGTGCCAGGTTTATTCGTTCCTGCCGAAGCAGCAATACGACAGCTGGAAGCTCATTCCGATGACTTTCGGCCTGAAAGACATGTTGTGA
- the tolB gene encoding Tol-Pal system beta propeller repeat protein TolB encodes MNRRRFMTLTGSTLALLGGGQAFAQQSQGRLRIDPTEFRPIPIAITNFVPGSPADGDVSNGVTQVITNNLKRSGLFAPIDQAAFIERISNIDVAPQFQNWKTLNAQALVTGRMTRQPDGRLKAEFRLWDVVTGQQLAGQQYFTSPEYWRRIAHIISDQIYEQMTGEKGYFDSRVVFVDESGPKERRVKRLAMMDQDGANVRYLTRGADLVLTPRFSPNSQEITYMEFGQGDPKVYLFNIETGQREIVGNFPGMTFAPRFSPDGQRVIMSLQQGGNSNLFVMDLRSRSTTRLTDTPAIDTSPSYSPDGTRICFESDRGGRSQIYVMAAGGGQAQRISFSKDDNNATYSTPVWSPRGDYIAFTRQGGGQFSIGVMKPDGSGERLLTSGYHNEGPTFSPNGRVIMFFRDPGGSGGPSLFSVDISGRNELKVPTPGFASDPAWSPLLSATAGQ; translated from the coding sequence ATGAACCGCCGCCGCTTCATGACCCTGACCGGGTCGACGCTCGCGTTGCTCGGGGGCGGACAGGCCTTCGCCCAGCAATCGCAGGGGCGTCTCCGCATCGATCCCACCGAGTTTCGTCCGATCCCGATCGCGATCACCAATTTCGTGCCGGGCTCGCCCGCCGACGGCGACGTCAGCAACGGCGTCACGCAGGTCATCACCAACAACCTGAAGCGCTCGGGCCTGTTCGCCCCGATCGACCAGGCCGCCTTCATCGAGCGCATCAGCAACATCGACGTCGCGCCGCAATTCCAGAACTGGAAGACCCTCAACGCGCAGGCCCTCGTCACCGGTCGCATGACGCGGCAGCCAGACGGCCGCCTCAAGGCCGAATTCCGCCTGTGGGACGTAGTCACCGGCCAGCAGCTCGCCGGCCAGCAATATTTCACCTCGCCGGAATATTGGCGCCGCATCGCCCACATCATCTCCGACCAGATCTACGAGCAGATGACCGGCGAAAAGGGCTATTTCGACAGCCGCGTCGTGTTCGTCGACGAGTCCGGGCCGAAGGAGCGCCGCGTCAAGCGGCTGGCGATGATGGACCAGGACGGCGCCAATGTGCGCTACCTCACCCGCGGCGCCGATCTCGTGCTGACGCCGCGCTTCTCGCCGAACTCGCAAGAGATCACCTATATGGAGTTCGGGCAGGGCGATCCGAAGGTCTATCTCTTCAACATCGAGACTGGCCAGCGCGAGATCGTCGGCAACTTCCCCGGCATGACCTTTGCGCCGCGCTTCTCGCCGGATGGCCAGCGCGTCATCATGAGCCTGCAGCAGGGCGGCAACTCCAACCTGTTCGTGATGGATCTGCGCTCGCGCTCGACCACGCGCCTCACCGACACGCCGGCGATCGACACGTCGCCGTCCTACTCGCCGGACGGCACCCGTATCTGCTTCGAGTCCGATCGCGGCGGCAGGTCGCAGATCTATGTGATGGCGGCGGGCGGCGGACAGGCGCAGCGCATCTCTTTCTCGAAGGACGACAACAACGCCACCTATTCGACGCCGGTGTGGTCGCCGCGCGGCGATTACATCGCCTTCACCAGGCAGGGCGGTGGGCAGTTCTCGATCGGCGTCATGAAGCCGGACGGCTCCGGCGAGCGGCTCCTCACCTCCGGCTATCACAATGAAGGCCCGACCTTCTCGCCGAACGGCCGCGTGATCATGTTCTTCCGTGATCCCGGCGGCAGCGGTGGGCCGTCGCTGTTCTCGGTCGACATCTCCGGCCGCAACGAGCTGAAAGTGCCGACGCCGGGCTTCGCCTCCGATCCGGCTTGGTCGCCGCTGCTGTCCGCGACCGCGGGCCAATAG
- a CDS encoding EAL domain-containing protein, giving the protein MQFASQTGKSDQGQAAPPVSAALNDSLFEAPGPLFAGIVFVAIGAAITALRTGQTLTWATVALIILAGALRLFDLRRFLPRKASLTAEEAVVWQRRYLMGALIQAAAIGTWCGLALVSTDDAVVHMIALSITTGIVGGGAGRAYGRPSIYHLQAGLMFGPAVIALASWGTPYYIAMSVVSAAFLLAIMQLSANLHRIFMRAVVAREREAALAGQFDTALNNMPHGLCMFRVDRQLAVMNHRFSAMLELPEDLVRSGITARDIMAACVSSGSISAASGEMIVTEIENSHANEIVTVDPDAERNRSLSWTVQPMADGGAVLLLEDVTERRNAEAKITHLARYDELTALPNRVHFRNEIESLLAASRHSDRLSALLFVDLDQFKQVNDTLGHPCGDQLLCAVANRLREMLRPEDFVARFGGDEFVVFQQNINAAEDAASLARRIVERLSERYRIDNHLVEIGASVGIALTSPDGASADTLLKNADMALYRAKADGRGTFCFFRDEMAATVEARRILELDLRKALANEEFELFYQPLVNLKSGKITTCEALLRWNHPVRGTVSPVDIIPVAEDMGLIVDLGRWILRRACMECMKWPEGVSVAVNFSPQQFHQRDVLSEIRYALEVSGLPAFRLEIEITESSLLRNTQLTHDILSQLHALGVRISLDDFGTGYSSLSYLHNFPMQKVKIDRSFLEGIDADRPLTLLRGVARLSADLGMSVVVEGIETNEQLELVSADGTVSEGQGYLFSRPVPAVRIRQLLDASHGRRMADAQIVSISSRSFG; this is encoded by the coding sequence ATGCAGTTCGCAAGCCAGACCGGAAAATCCGATCAAGGACAGGCGGCGCCCCCGGTGTCGGCGGCGCTGAATGATTCCCTGTTCGAAGCGCCCGGTCCGCTGTTTGCGGGTATCGTCTTCGTCGCCATCGGGGCCGCCATCACGGCGCTGAGGACCGGACAAACTCTGACCTGGGCGACGGTGGCCCTGATCATCCTGGCCGGAGCTCTCCGCCTGTTCGATCTGCGGCGCTTCCTGCCCCGCAAAGCCAGCCTGACAGCCGAAGAAGCCGTGGTCTGGCAGAGGCGCTATCTGATGGGCGCGCTGATTCAGGCCGCTGCCATTGGAACATGGTGCGGGCTCGCTCTGGTGAGCACTGACGACGCCGTCGTCCACATGATCGCCCTCTCCATCACCACCGGAATCGTCGGGGGAGGCGCAGGACGGGCTTACGGACGGCCATCGATATACCATCTGCAGGCCGGCCTCATGTTCGGTCCGGCCGTGATCGCGCTGGCGTCGTGGGGCACGCCCTACTACATCGCCATGTCAGTCGTGAGCGCCGCATTCCTGCTGGCGATCATGCAGCTCTCGGCCAATCTGCACAGAATATTCATGCGCGCCGTTGTGGCGCGGGAGCGCGAAGCGGCGCTCGCCGGCCAGTTCGACACCGCCCTGAACAACATGCCGCACGGCCTGTGCATGTTCCGCGTCGACAGGCAGCTCGCCGTGATGAACCACCGGTTCAGCGCGATGCTGGAGCTGCCCGAGGATCTCGTTCGGAGCGGCATCACCGCGCGTGACATCATGGCCGCGTGCGTCAGCTCCGGCTCCATCTCGGCCGCGAGCGGCGAGATGATCGTCACCGAGATCGAAAACTCGCATGCGAACGAGATCGTGACCGTCGATCCCGACGCGGAGAGAAACCGGTCATTGTCCTGGACGGTGCAGCCGATGGCCGACGGTGGCGCAGTGCTGCTGCTCGAGGACGTGACCGAGCGGCGCAATGCCGAGGCCAAGATCACCCATCTTGCCCGTTACGACGAATTGACGGCGCTCCCCAACCGCGTCCATTTCCGCAACGAGATCGAATCCCTGCTGGCGGCCTCGCGCCATTCCGACCGGCTCTCCGCGCTGCTGTTCGTCGACCTCGACCAGTTCAAGCAGGTCAACGACACGCTCGGCCATCCCTGTGGCGACCAGCTCCTCTGCGCGGTGGCCAACCGTCTGCGCGAGATGCTGCGGCCCGAGGATTTCGTCGCCCGCTTCGGCGGCGACGAGTTCGTCGTGTTCCAGCAGAATATCAACGCGGCCGAAGATGCCGCGAGCCTCGCCCGCCGCATCGTCGAGCGCCTGAGCGAGCGCTACCGGATCGACAATCACCTGGTCGAGATCGGCGCCAGCGTCGGCATCGCGCTGACCTCGCCGGATGGCGCCAGCGCCGACACGCTGCTCAAGAACGCCGACATGGCGCTCTACCGCGCCAAGGCCGACGGCCGCGGCACCTTCTGCTTCTTCCGCGACGAGATGGCGGCCACCGTCGAGGCGCGCCGTATCCTCGAGCTCGATCTGCGCAAGGCACTCGCCAACGAGGAGTTCGAGCTGTTCTACCAGCCGCTGGTCAATCTGAAGTCCGGCAAGATCACCACCTGCGAAGCGCTGCTGCGCTGGAATCATCCGGTGCGCGGCACGGTCTCGCCGGTCGACATCATCCCGGTCGCCGAGGACATGGGCCTGATCGTCGATCTCGGCCGCTGGATCCTGCGCCGCGCTTGCATGGAATGCATGAAATGGCCGGAGGGCGTCAGCGTCGCCGTCAACTTTTCGCCGCAGCAATTCCATCAGCGCGACGTGCTGAGCGAGATCCGTTACGCGCTCGAGGTCTCGGGCCTGCCGGCGTTCCGCCTCGAGATCGAGATCACCGAATCCTCGCTGCTGCGTAACACCCAGCTCACCCACGATATCCTGTCACAGCTGCATGCGCTCGGCGTGCGCATCTCGCTGGACGATTTCGGCACCGGCTATTCGAGCCTCAGCTATCTGCACAACTTCCCGATGCAGAAGGTCAAGATCGACCGCTCCTTCCTCGAGGGCATCGATGCCGACCGACCGCTGACGCTGTTGCGCGGCGTGGCGCGGCTGTCGGCCGACCTCGGCATGTCGGTCGTGGTCGAGGGCATCGAGACCAACGAGCAGCTCGAGCTGGTGAGCGCCGACGGCACCGTTTCCGAAGGGCAGGGCTACCTGTTCAGCCGGCCGGTACCCGCCGTCAGGATCCGTCAGTTGCTCGATGCCTCGCATGGCCGCCGCATGGCGGACGCTCAGATCGTCTCGATCTCCTCGCGGTCGTTTGGCTAA
- the pal gene encoding peptidoglycan-associated lipoprotein Pal, producing the protein MMNPMRILQGLKLAAVVAIALSMGACAKQNAGLDANASAATPGSQQDFVVNVGDRVFFESDQTDLTPQAIVTLEKQAQWLQTYPRYSFTIEGHADERGTREYNIALGARRAQSVRSFLASRGIDANRMRTISYGKERPVAVCNDISCWSQNRRAVTVLNASS; encoded by the coding sequence ATGATGAATCCTATGCGTATCCTCCAGGGATTGAAGCTGGCCGCGGTGGTTGCCATCGCACTGTCGATGGGCGCCTGCGCGAAGCAGAACGCGGGCCTGGATGCGAACGCGAGCGCGGCGACGCCGGGCAGCCAGCAGGACTTCGTGGTGAACGTGGGCGACCGCGTGTTCTTCGAGAGCGACCAGACCGATCTGACCCCGCAGGCGATCGTGACCCTGGAGAAGCAGGCGCAGTGGCTGCAGACCTATCCGCGCTACTCCTTCACCATCGAAGGTCACGCGGACGAACGCGGCACCCGCGAATACAACATCGCACTCGGCGCCCGCCGCGCCCAGTCGGTGCGCTCGTTCCTCGCCTCGCGCGGCATCGATGCGAACCGCATGCGCACCATCTCCTACGGCAAGGAGCGCCCGGTGGCCGTGTGTAACGACATCTCCTGCTGGTCGCAGAACCGTCGCGCTGTGACCGTGCTGAACGCGAGCTCCTGA
- the ybgF gene encoding tol-pal system protein YbgF, with protein MSSKFKAITGTVAFAALLSLCAPAFAQSDDGDPEMRIERLENQLRQLTGQNEELQYRNRQLEDRLRALEGGAPGQPAQPNAAAVPPAQVAPPYRQQPPQQQQAAQPGYEQPQIAAPAPIVQEQPGPGAPGTRRRGDAFDPSQTPNAPGAPRALGGGQQPMPAQGGAPGGRAAGEPLDLNNTGGHYPQAAAPAQQGYPPAQQGSPAQTGGPALATLPPSATPRDEFDLGIGYMQRKDYALAEQTMKNFTAKYPSDPLLGDAQYWLGESYFQRQQYRDSAEAFLAVTTKYDKSAKAPDALLRLGQSLAALKEKEAACAAFGEVGRKYPRASAGVKAAVDREQKRVKC; from the coding sequence ATGTCATCCAAATTCAAGGCAATTACCGGCACCGTGGCGTTCGCCGCGCTGCTCTCTTTGTGCGCGCCCGCCTTCGCCCAGTCGGACGACGGCGATCCCGAGATGCGGATCGAACGGCTGGAAAACCAGCTGCGCCAGCTCACCGGCCAGAACGAGGAGCTGCAATATCGCAACCGTCAGCTCGAGGATCGGCTGCGGGCGCTCGAGGGTGGCGCGCCCGGACAGCCGGCACAGCCAAACGCCGCGGCCGTGCCGCCGGCCCAGGTTGCGCCGCCCTATCGCCAGCAGCCTCCGCAGCAGCAACAGGCTGCGCAGCCGGGTTACGAGCAGCCGCAGATCGCTGCTCCCGCGCCGATCGTTCAGGAGCAGCCGGGCCCCGGCGCGCCCGGCACGCGCCGCCGTGGTGATGCGTTCGACCCGAGCCAGACGCCGAATGCGCCCGGCGCGCCGCGCGCGCTCGGCGGCGGCCAGCAGCCGATGCCGGCTCAGGGCGGCGCGCCCGGTGGCCGTGCTGCCGGCGAGCCGCTCGACCTCAACAACACTGGCGGCCACTATCCGCAGGCCGCGGCACCGGCCCAGCAGGGCTATCCGCCGGCGCAGCAGGGCTCTCCCGCGCAGACCGGTGGTCCGGCTCTCGCGACGCTGCCGCCCTCGGCGACGCCGCGCGACGAGTTCGATCTCGGCATCGGCTACATGCAGCGCAAGGACTATGCGCTCGCCGAGCAGACCATGAAGAATTTCACGGCGAAATATCCGAGCGACCCGCTGCTCGGCGATGCGCAATACTGGCTCGGCGAAAGCTATTTCCAGCGCCAGCAATATCGCGACTCGGCCGAGGCCTTCCTCGCCGTCACAACCAAATACGACAAATCGGCCAAGGCGCCGGATGCGTTGCTGCGGCTCGGTCAGTCCCTCGCGGCGCTGAAGGAGAAGGAAGCCGCCTGCGCCGCCTTCGGCGAGGTCGGCCGCAAATATCCGCGTGCCTCCGCCGGCGTCAAAGCGGCGGTGGACCGCGAGCAGAAGCGGGTGAAGTGCTGA